One window from the genome of Cryptomeria japonica chromosome 6, Sugi_1.0, whole genome shotgun sequence encodes:
- the LOC131033608 gene encoding RING-H2 finger protein ATL43-like gives MDEALIQAVACIVILFGVILPTSLITAFCLRGNTSFTRVTHDQELGWAQGDPSNVHYEGLERHVLEGLPVFEYKSQEGHQCAVCLSDYGDSEIVKPLPNCNHYFHKECIDVWLRSYTSCPVCRTRVQPNILSCLLDKEKDRERDGSLQEQPISSDLCSDVVEGQVVVSKVDQGTSGARPLPQIAIPLANA, from the coding sequence ATGGATGAGGCATTAATACAAGCTGTAGCATGCATTGTTATCCTTTTTGGAGTCATTTTACCAACTTCCCTTATCACTGCATTCTGCCTAAGAGGAAATACTTCCTTTACCAGAGTCACCCATGATCAAGAGTTGGGTTGGGCACAAGGGGATCCCTCAAATGTGCATTATGAGGGCTTGGAGAGACATGTATTAGAGGGTCTGCCAGTATTTGAGTATAAATCACAGGAGGGACACCAGTGTGCAGTCTGTCTGTCTGATTATGGGGATTCTGAAATAGTGAAGCCGTTGCCCAACTGTAATCACTACTTTCATAAAGAATGCATAGATGTATGGCTTCGTTCATACACTTCTTGCCCTGTTTGTAGAACCAGAGTGCAGCCTAATATATTATCATGTTTGTTGGACAAGGAGAAAGATCGTGAAAGAGATGGTTCATTGCAGGAACAACCCATTTCTTCAGACCTTTGTTCTGATGTAGTGGAAGGTCAAGTTGTAGTGAGTAAAGTGGATCAAGGAACATCAGGTGCAAGGCCATTGCCACAAATTGCTATCCCTCTTGCAAACGCTTAA